In Phreatobacter aquaticus, a single genomic region encodes these proteins:
- a CDS encoding twin-arginine translocation signal domain-containing protein, giving the protein MADTNDKNGASPVADRRGFLKALTGASAVAATAVVAAEPAEAQSTGRESRDERVKARYQANSAEVQNFYRTNRY; this is encoded by the coding sequence ATGGCTGACACCAACGACAAGAATGGCGCATCCCCCGTCGCCGATCGGCGTGGGTTCCTGAAGGCCCTGACCGGCGCATCCGCGGTTGCCGCGACCGCCGTCGTCGCCGCGGAGCCGGCCGAGGCGCAGTCCACGGGCCGCGAAAGCCGCGATGAGCGCGTCAAGGCGCGCTACCAGGCGAATTCGGCTGAAGTCCAGAATTTCTATCGTACCAACCGTTACTGA
- a CDS encoding molybdopterin molybdotransferase MoeA: MAQLSSDHFAFGPGLLSIEEALARASANLKPIAEVESVSLVEADGRILAHDLIAGVDLPPFFNSAVDGYAVRHADLQPGGETIMPITGRIAAGGEGAFSVPAGAAVRIFTGAPMPDGADTVFMQEDVRLDGNRVTLPTGLKPGANCRPAGEDLPRGQVALTAGRRMTPETIALAAALGIDRLTVRRPIRVAIFSTGDELVSPGQALPPSSLYDSNRFTLAALVRRLGADVTDLGILKDNREAVAAALAGAAADHDLILTSGGVSTGEEDHVKAAVEQEGSLAFWRLAIKPGRPVAMGVVGGTAFIGLPGNPVAVFITFAHVVRPFLTALAGGKPERPLALPVRSGFAYRKKEGRREYVRVSLNRGADGVVEAHKHPREGAGVITSLTETDGLVELTEDITRIEPGAIVGFLSYALLR, from the coding sequence ATGGCGCAGCTTTCCTCCGATCATTTCGCCTTCGGCCCCGGCCTCCTGTCGATCGAGGAGGCGCTGGCGCGCGCTTCCGCCAATCTCAAGCCTATTGCCGAGGTCGAGAGCGTCTCGCTGGTCGAGGCCGATGGCCGCATCCTCGCCCATGATCTGATCGCCGGCGTCGATCTGCCACCCTTCTTCAACTCCGCCGTCGACGGCTATGCGGTGCGCCATGCCGATCTTCAGCCTGGTGGCGAGACGATCATGCCGATCACCGGGCGCATCGCGGCGGGCGGCGAGGGGGCTTTCTCGGTGCCGGCTGGAGCCGCCGTGCGCATCTTCACCGGGGCGCCGATGCCGGATGGCGCCGATACGGTCTTCATGCAGGAGGATGTGCGGCTGGATGGCAACCGCGTGACCTTGCCGACCGGCCTGAAGCCTGGCGCGAATTGCCGCCCAGCCGGCGAGGATCTCCCCAGGGGCCAGGTGGCATTGACCGCCGGCCGCCGGATGACGCCCGAGACAATCGCGCTGGCGGCCGCTCTCGGCATCGATCGTCTGACGGTGCGCCGACCCATCAGGGTCGCCATCTTCTCGACCGGCGACGAGTTGGTTTCGCCGGGACAGGCGCTACCGCCCTCAAGCCTCTATGATTCCAACCGCTTCACGCTCGCAGCCCTGGTGCGCAGGCTGGGCGCCGATGTCACAGATCTCGGTATCCTGAAGGACAATCGCGAGGCCGTTGCCGCTGCCCTTGCCGGCGCCGCCGCCGATCATGATCTGATCCTCACCTCCGGCGGCGTGTCGACCGGCGAGGAGGATCACGTCAAGGCGGCTGTAGAGCAGGAGGGAAGCCTGGCGTTCTGGCGGCTGGCGATCAAGCCCGGCCGTCCCGTGGCGATGGGCGTGGTTGGGGGCACGGCCTTCATCGGATTGCCGGGCAATCCGGTGGCGGTCTTCATCACATTCGCGCACGTGGTCAGGCCGTTCCTGACGGCGCTCGCCGGCGGCAAGCCCGAGCGGCCGCTGGCGCTGCCGGTGCGCTCAGGTTTTGCCTATCGCAAGAAAGAAGGCCGCCGGGAATATGTCCGTGTGTCGCTGAACCGTGGCGCAGATGGCGTGGTCGAGGCACACAAGCACCCGCGCGAAGGCGCGGGCGTCATCACGTCGCTGACCGAGACTGATGGTCTGGTGGAGTTGACCGAAGACATCACCCGGATCGAGCCGGGCGCGATCGTCGGCTTCCTCAGCTATGCGCTGCTGCGCTGA
- a CDS encoding Mrp/NBP35 family ATP-binding protein, producing the protein MVSQQQVARALELVKLPASGQSLTASGRLSDIIVNDGKVMVAIAIDPTEAAAMEPVRLAAQSAIGGLPGVTQALVSLTADRPDAKAPQRVPPSTQPHVIPGRPSQPPSPKATTIPGVAHVIAVASGKGGVGKSTTACNLALALAGLGKRVGILDADIYGPSLPKLFGLHGKPRVISGRTLAPLENFGVKVMSIGFLVEEETPMIWRGPMVMSAITQMLREVAWGDLDVLVVDMPPGTGDAQLTMAQATPLAGAVIVSTPQDLALIDARRGVAMFRKTEVPILGIVENMSYFIAPDTGNRYDIFGHGGARREAERLGVPFLGEIPLDMKLRERSDSGQPIVATDPGSPNALVYRDIAAQVWASLTGVGDVTIKPPPAIVIE; encoded by the coding sequence ATGGTCAGTCAGCAACAGGTCGCCCGCGCGCTCGAACTCGTGAAGCTGCCGGCCAGCGGCCAGTCGCTCACGGCATCCGGGCGGCTCTCCGACATCATCGTCAATGACGGCAAGGTGATGGTGGCGATCGCCATCGATCCGACCGAAGCCGCCGCCATGGAGCCGGTGCGTCTTGCCGCGCAATCGGCGATTGGCGGCCTGCCCGGCGTGACCCAGGCGCTGGTGTCGCTGACCGCCGACCGTCCGGATGCCAAGGCCCCCCAGCGGGTGCCGCCTTCGACCCAGCCGCATGTGATACCGGGTCGGCCGAGCCAGCCCCCCTCGCCCAAGGCCACCACCATTCCCGGCGTTGCCCATGTCATCGCGGTCGCCTCCGGCAAGGGCGGTGTCGGCAAGTCGACGACGGCCTGCAACCTCGCTCTAGCGCTCGCCGGTCTCGGCAAGCGTGTCGGCATCCTGGACGCGGATATCTATGGGCCGTCGCTGCCGAAGCTGTTCGGCCTGCATGGCAAGCCGCGCGTGATCTCGGGCCGGACGCTGGCGCCGCTTGAGAATTTCGGCGTCAAGGTCATGTCGATCGGCTTCCTTGTCGAGGAAGAGACGCCGATGATCTGGCGCGGACCGATGGTGATGAGCGCCATCACCCAGATGCTGCGCGAGGTTGCCTGGGGCGATCTCGACGTGCTGGTGGTGGACATGCCGCCCGGCACTGGCGACGCGCAGCTGACCATGGCGCAGGCGACCCCGCTCGCCGGCGCCGTCATCGTCTCGACGCCGCAGGATCTCGCCCTCATTGACGCTCGGCGCGGCGTCGCCATGTTCCGCAAGACCGAAGTGCCGATCCTCGGCATTGTCGAGAACATGAGCTATTTCATCGCTCCCGATACCGGCAATCGCTACGACATCTTCGGCCATGGCGGCGCGAGACGCGAAGCCGAACGCCTCGGCGTGCCGTTCCTCGGCGAAATCCCGCTCGACATGAAGCTGCGCGAGCGTTCCGACAGTGGCCAGCCGATTGTCGCGACCGATCCCGGCAGCCCCAATGCGCTTGTCTATCGCGACATCGCGGCCCAGGTCTGGGCGAGCCTGACCGGTGTCGGTGACGTGACGATCAAGCCGCCGCCGGCCATCGTGATCGAGTGA
- a CDS encoding formate dehydrogenase accessory sulfurtransferase FdhD yields the protein MSSVTGPRIVPNPHDPRLTERVTGVDERGETIETAVTVERPLTLYLNAQEIVTMMTIGDYPEYLAIGYLLNQNMLKPTDVVTGVDYDEDLEVVVVRTDTNTNFEEKLKKRTQTSGCAQGTAFGDLMEALGDIELPKTPLRTSWLYRLTSAINTMPSLYLTAGAIHGSVLCREDEPLVYMEDVGRHNAVDKVAGWMYRHGETGADKIFYTTGRLTSEMVIKTVRMGIPVLVSRSGFTAWGVQLARQCGLTLIGRAKGKRFVALAGEDRIIFDQDLAYVAEESSKSRRKGGFDGGSDD from the coding sequence GTGAGCAGCGTGACCGGCCCCCGCATCGTTCCCAATCCGCACGATCCACGGCTCACCGAGCGCGTGACTGGCGTTGATGAGCGTGGCGAGACGATCGAAACGGCAGTCACGGTCGAGCGGCCGCTGACGCTCTACCTGAACGCCCAGGAGATTGTCACGATGATGACGATCGGCGATTACCCTGAATATTTGGCGATCGGCTATCTCTTAAACCAGAACATGCTGAAGCCGACCGATGTGGTCACCGGGGTCGACTATGACGAGGACCTCGAAGTGGTGGTGGTGCGCACCGACACCAACACCAATTTCGAGGAAAAGCTGAAGAAGAGGACCCAGACGTCGGGGTGCGCCCAGGGCACGGCTTTCGGCGACCTGATGGAGGCGCTGGGCGATATCGAACTGCCCAAGACGCCACTCCGGACGTCCTGGCTCTACCGGCTGACCAGCGCCATCAACACCATGCCGTCGCTGTACCTCACGGCCGGCGCGATCCATGGATCGGTGCTCTGCCGCGAGGACGAGCCACTGGTCTATATGGAGGATGTCGGCCGCCACAACGCCGTCGACAAGGTTGCCGGCTGGATGTACCGGCACGGCGAGACCGGCGCCGACAAGATCTTCTACACGACCGGGCGGCTGACCTCGGAAATGGTCATCAAGACGGTGCGGATGGGCATTCCCGTGCTGGTCTCGCGCTCCGGCTTCACAGCCTGGGGTGTGCAGCTTGCGCGCCAATGCGGCCTGACCCTGATCGGGCGGGCAAAGGGCAAGCGGTTCGTGGCGCTGGCCGGCGAGGACCGGATCATCTTCGACCAGGACCTCGCCTATGTCGCCGAGGAAAGTTCGAAGAGCCGGCGCAAAGGTGGCTTCGATGGTGGTTCCGATGATTGA
- a CDS encoding Cro/CI family transcriptional regulator: MSAQSLRDGGLQEAIKAVGGVGALARALGISQPSVSNWQKVPPERVIAIEQISGVARGVLRPDLYPEMRASLAAAMEAAKAEQAAAAEPDDMDRLRAAEYGLLALLLFKAPTAAVLAEVSNLKGDASPLGLAHLALAEAARDTTLEAANRQFFDLFVGLGRGELLPYASYYLTGFLHERPLAEVRADFIRFGIVREDESKEPEDHIALLFDVMAGLALGSFGDGYADEKTFFETHLKPWAARFFADLETIEGRPLYATIGRVGRLFMDIETEAFAFAG, from the coding sequence ATGAGCGCTCAGTCGCTTCGGGACGGGGGATTGCAGGAAGCCATCAAGGCTGTCGGCGGCGTGGGTGCGCTTGCGCGCGCGCTCGGCATTTCCCAGCCCTCGGTCTCCAATTGGCAGAAGGTGCCTCCTGAGCGCGTCATTGCGATCGAGCAGATCTCGGGCGTTGCGCGCGGTGTGTTGAGGCCAGATCTCTATCCCGAGATGCGCGCCTCGCTGGCCGCCGCCATGGAAGCGGCCAAGGCCGAACAGGCGGCTGCCGCCGAGCCCGATGATATGGATCGCCTGCGGGCCGCCGAATACGGCCTGCTGGCGCTCTTGCTGTTCAAGGCGCCCACCGCCGCCGTGCTCGCCGAGGTCAGCAACCTCAAGGGCGATGCCTCGCCGCTGGGGCTTGCCCATCTGGCGCTCGCTGAAGCTGCCAGAGACACCACGCTGGAAGCCGCAAACCGACAGTTCTTCGACCTGTTCGTCGGACTTGGTCGTGGCGAACTTCTGCCCTACGCGTCCTACTATCTCACCGGCTTCCTGCACGAGCGGCCACTGGCCGAGGTACGTGCCGATTTCATCCGCTTCGGCATCGTCCGCGAGGACGAATCCAAGGAGCCTGAGGATCACATCGCGCTGCTGTTCGACGTGATGGCCGGCCTGGCGCTGGGGTCCTTCGGTGACGGTTACGCCGACGAGAAGACCTTTTTCGAGACGCATCTGAAGCCATGGGCGGCGCGGTTCTTCGCCGACCTGGAAACGATCGAGGGTCGCCCGCTCTATGCCACGATCGGCAGGGTGGGGCGGCTGTTCATGGATATCGAGACGGAAGCTTTCGCCTTTGCCGGCTGA
- the fdh3B gene encoding formate dehydrogenase FDH3 subunit beta — MARMKFLCDADRCIECNACVTACKNEHDVPWGINRRRVVTINDGKPGERSISMACMHCTDAPCAAVCPVNCFYTTADAVVLHSKETCIGCGYCFYACPFGAPQYPRVGNFGSRGKMDKCTYCAGGPEADNSVAEYAQYGANRLAQGKLPLCAEMCSTKALLAGDSDMIVTIYKERVLKRGYGSGAWGWQTAYKETIAI; from the coding sequence ATGGCCCGGATGAAATTCCTCTGCGACGCCGACCGCTGCATCGAATGCAACGCCTGCGTCACCGCCTGCAAGAACGAGCATGACGTGCCCTGGGGCATCAATCGTCGGCGCGTCGTCACCATCAATGACGGCAAGCCCGGCGAGCGCTCCATCTCCATGGCGTGCATGCACTGCACCGACGCGCCCTGCGCGGCGGTCTGCCCGGTCAACTGCTTCTACACCACGGCCGACGCCGTCGTTCTCCACTCCAAGGAGACCTGCATCGGCTGCGGTTACTGCTTCTACGCCTGCCCGTTCGGCGCGCCGCAATATCCGCGCGTCGGCAATTTCGGCTCGCGCGGCAAGATGGACAAGTGCACCTACTGCGCCGGTGGTCCCGAGGCCGACAACAGCGTGGCCGAATATGCCCAGTACGGAGCGAACCGCCTCGCCCAGGGCAAGCTGCCGCTCTGCGCCGAGATGTGCTCGACCAAGGCGCTGCTGGCCGGCGACAGCGACATGATCGTGACCATCTACAAGGAGCGCGTGCTGAAGCGCGGTTACGGCTCCGGCGCCTGGGGCTGGCAGACGGCCTACAAGGAAACGATCGCGATCTGA
- the mobB gene encoding molybdopterin-guanine dinucleotide biosynthesis protein B, which produces MKVIGLAGWSGAGKTTLLVKLIPALIGRGLTVSTLKHAHHAFDIDHPGKDSFEHRTAGASEVLVASGRRYALIHELRQEPEPPLADLLGKLSPVDLVLVEGFKRAPHPKIEIYRAANGKPFLFPDLPNVRALISDVLPPQWTGPHTGLNEIERVADLALDHARPLADVVATLRIGA; this is translated from the coding sequence ATGAAGGTCATCGGTCTTGCCGGGTGGAGCGGAGCGGGCAAGACGACCCTGCTGGTCAAGCTCATCCCTGCATTGATCGGCCGGGGCCTGACCGTCTCGACGCTGAAACACGCGCACCATGCTTTCGATATCGATCATCCCGGCAAGGATTCGTTCGAGCACCGGACAGCCGGCGCGTCCGAGGTTCTGGTGGCCTCGGGGCGCCGCTACGCGCTGATCCACGAACTCCGCCAGGAACCCGAACCGCCGCTCGCCGACCTGCTGGGCAAGCTTTCGCCTGTCGATCTGGTGCTGGTTGAAGGGTTCAAGCGGGCGCCCCATCCGAAGATCGAGATCTATCGCGCCGCCAACGGCAAGCCGTTCCTGTTCCCCGACCTGCCGAATGTCCGCGCCCTCATCTCCGATGTTTTGCCGCCGCAATGGACAGGGCCTCACACCGGCCTGAACGAGATCGAGCGGGTCGCGGATCTCGCCCTCGATCATGCGAGGCCGCTGGCCGACGTGGTCGCCACCCTCCGCATCGGCGCCTGA
- a CDS encoding formate dehydrogenase subunit gamma, whose protein sequence is MRVSLRSLAAAVLLAFAVAVSAPVLAQQPSSVNPTASSVKEQQLLEALRAGTPGTGTTLSGRITIPDQRAANLIQPQGQAWRVFHQGTMHWVGGIAILGMLAVLVAFYLFRGRIMIHKGPAGIRILRFTTFERLVHWMTAGCFLVLALTGLNITFGKYLLLPLFGEGGFHAVASLGKYAHNYLAWPFMLGLVFMFLVWVVHNIPNSIDMEWLKQGGGLLKPGVHPPAKKFNAGQKGIFWAVIIGGGLLSVSGFFLIFPATADGVLALQFWNIVHGLVAVLLIAIMIAHIYIGSVGMEGAADAMTSGEVDLNWAKEHHSLWVQEEASKGRINPGALGQPAE, encoded by the coding sequence ATGCGCGTCTCGCTTCGGTCTCTCGCCGCCGCAGTCCTGCTGGCCTTTGCCGTTGCGGTCTCCGCACCGGTCCTGGCGCAGCAGCCTTCCTCGGTGAACCCGACCGCTTCGTCGGTCAAGGAACAGCAGCTTCTCGAGGCGCTGCGCGCCGGCACGCCCGGCACCGGCACCACCCTGTCGGGTCGGATCACCATTCCCGATCAGCGCGCCGCAAACCTCATCCAGCCCCAGGGGCAGGCCTGGCGGGTGTTCCACCAGGGCACGATGCACTGGGTCGGCGGCATCGCCATTCTCGGCATGCTGGCCGTGCTCGTCGCATTCTACCTGTTCCGCGGCCGGATCATGATCCACAAGGGCCCCGCGGGCATCCGGATCCTGCGCTTCACCACGTTCGAGCGCCTGGTTCACTGGATGACGGCGGGCTGCTTCCTGGTGCTGGCGCTGACCGGCCTCAACATCACCTTCGGCAAATATCTGCTGCTGCCGCTCTTCGGTGAAGGCGGCTTCCATGCGGTCGCGAGCCTTGGCAAATATGCCCACAACTATCTCGCCTGGCCGTTCATGCTGGGCCTGGTCTTCATGTTCCTGGTCTGGGTTGTCCATAACATCCCGAACAGCATCGACATGGAATGGCTGAAGCAGGGCGGTGGATTGCTCAAGCCGGGCGTCCATCCTCCGGCGAAGAAGTTCAATGCCGGCCAGAAGGGCATCTTCTGGGCGGTGATCATCGGCGGCGGCCTGCTGTCGGTCTCGGGCTTCTTCCTGATCTTCCCGGCAACCGCCGATGGCGTGCTGGCGCTTCAGTTCTGGAACATCGTCCATGGTCTCGTGGCGGTGCTGCTCATCGCCATCATGATCGCGCACATCTATATCGGCTCGGTCGGCATGGAAGGCGCGGCCGATGCCATGACCTCCGGCGAGGTCGATCTCAACTGGGCCAAGGAGCACCATTCGCTCTGGGTCCAGGAGGAGGCCTCCAAGGGCCGCATCAATCCGGGCGCGCTCGGCCAGCCTGCCGAGTGA
- the mobA gene encoding molybdenum cofactor guanylyltransferase MobA has translation MIEPPPTLGVLLAGGLARRMGGGDKPMKTVGGRTILDRVVERVSPQCEALIVNANGDPLRFGFLGRPVVADDVPGFAGPLAGILAALDWTATHRPDIQWVLSVATDAPFLPRDLVARLHAARLAEGKALACAKSGDQVHPVIGLWPVALRENLRHALVVEDIRKIDRWTARHGCAEAVWPAEPFDPFFNANSPEDLAEADAVLMRHHDA, from the coding sequence ATGATTGAGCCGCCGCCGACCCTGGGCGTGCTGCTGGCCGGCGGCCTCGCGCGCCGCATGGGTGGCGGCGACAAGCCGATGAAGACCGTCGGCGGCCGGACGATCCTCGACCGGGTCGTCGAACGGGTCTCGCCGCAATGCGAGGCGCTAATCGTCAATGCCAATGGCGATCCGCTGCGCTTCGGCTTTCTGGGTCGCCCGGTAGTCGCCGATGATGTGCCGGGCTTTGCGGGACCGCTTGCCGGCATTCTGGCAGCACTCGACTGGACCGCCACACACCGTCCCGACATCCAATGGGTGCTGTCGGTTGCCACCGATGCGCCGTTTCTGCCGCGCGACCTCGTCGCACGCCTGCATGCCGCGCGGCTGGCGGAAGGCAAGGCGCTCGCCTGCGCGAAATCGGGGGATCAGGTTCACCCGGTGATCGGTCTCTGGCCGGTGGCGCTGCGCGAGAACCTGCGCCATGCGCTGGTGGTCGAGGATATCCGCAAGATCGACCGCTGGACCGCCCGCCATGGCTGCGCCGAGGCCGTCTGGCCGGCCGAGCCGTTCGATCCGTTCTTCAATGCCAACAGCCCGGAGGATCTTGCCGAGGCAGACGCCGTGCTGATGCGTCACCACGACGCTTGA
- a CDS encoding formate dehydrogenase subunit alpha, which produces MLIKRRTSDASRPRLGGLAAGLTSGVMDRRTFLARSGITAAGAIAVGALTLGAVRKADAVSAPQPGVPTIVKKNICTHCSVGCTVRAEVQNGVWTGQEPAWESPINRGTHCAKGASVREIVHGERRVKYPMKLVNGQWQRISWDQAFNEIGDKMTEIRGKSGADSVYMLGSAKFTNEAAYLFRKFAAFWGTNNVDHQARICHSTTVAGVANTWGYGAQTNSYNDIRNAKTMIIMGGNPAEAHPVSLQHVLSGKELNRANMIVIDPRMTRTAAHATEYVRIRSGTDIPVIWGIMWHIIKNGWEDKDFLAKRVYGMSEALKEVEKWDPKTVEDVTGVPGAQLERVAKQFATEKPSTLIWCMGATQHSVGTANVRAYCTLLLLTGNVGAPGTGANIFRGHTNVQGATDLGLDVGNLPLYYGLVEGAWRHWGRVWDVPYDYFVSRFDDVPAKGGRAARTGKQNMEVSGLPSTRWFDATLLPAEQVDQKDNLKAMFVFGHGGNTIPRIPGAVEGLGKLDLLVIADPHPTNFVSLGNRQNGTYVLPICTNFECDGSRTASNRSIQWGEKIVEPIFESASDYWVIYKFAQKLGFADQMFKNIQLVKGKFGDEPQAESILREINRGGWSTGYTGQSPERIKAHMANQDKFDIVTLRAPADAPAEIRGDFYGLPWPCWGKPELRHPGTHILYNTNVRMMDGGGAFRPRFGVERNGETLLAQNSWNLDSPIQDGYPEFTYAIFQRLGWDADLTADEKASIERQGGANPGAVNWANDISGGIQRVCLAKNVCPFGNGKARAIAWNLPDPVPVHREPIYTPRADLVAKYPARADERSLRMPNLHTTYQKGAVDKGVARSFPIILTSGRLVEYEGGGEETRSNKWLAELQQDMFVEINPRDASARGVSDGGWVWVSGPEGGRARVKALVTERVGPGVAWMPFHFGGWYQGQDQRKAYPAGTDPIVLGESVNTVTTYGYDPVTGMHEGKATLCQIATA; this is translated from the coding sequence ATGCTGATCAAGCGCAGGACTTCGGACGCCTCCCGGCCGCGTCTCGGCGGGCTCGCTGCTGGCCTCACCTCCGGGGTGATGGACCGCCGCACCTTTCTCGCCCGTTCCGGCATCACGGCCGCCGGTGCCATTGCCGTTGGCGCGTTGACGCTCGGCGCGGTGCGCAAGGCTGACGCCGTCTCCGCCCCCCAGCCGGGGGTGCCGACCATCGTCAAGAAGAACATCTGCACCCATTGCTCGGTCGGCTGCACGGTGCGCGCCGAGGTGCAGAACGGCGTTTGGACCGGTCAGGAGCCGGCCTGGGAAAGCCCGATCAATCGCGGCACCCATTGCGCCAAGGGCGCTTCCGTCCGCGAGATCGTCCATGGCGAGCGCCGGGTGAAATACCCGATGAAGCTCGTCAACGGCCAGTGGCAGCGCATCTCGTGGGACCAGGCGTTCAACGAGATCGGCGACAAGATGACCGAGATCCGCGGCAAGTCCGGTGCGGATTCGGTCTACATGCTCGGCTCCGCCAAGTTCACCAACGAGGCTGCCTATCTGTTCCGCAAGTTCGCGGCCTTCTGGGGCACCAACAACGTCGACCACCAGGCCCGCATTTGCCACTCGACCACGGTCGCCGGCGTTGCCAACACCTGGGGTTACGGCGCGCAGACCAATTCCTACAACGACATCCGCAATGCCAAGACCATGATCATCATGGGTGGCAATCCCGCGGAAGCCCATCCGGTCTCGCTCCAGCACGTGCTGAGCGGCAAGGAGCTCAACCGCGCGAACATGATCGTCATCGATCCGCGCATGACCCGTACCGCCGCCCACGCGACCGAATATGTCCGCATCCGCTCCGGCACCGATATCCCGGTCATCTGGGGCATCATGTGGCACATCATCAAGAACGGCTGGGAGGACAAGGACTTCCTCGCCAAGCGCGTCTACGGCATGAGCGAGGCGCTCAAGGAAGTCGAGAAGTGGGATCCCAAGACCGTTGAGGATGTCACCGGCGTCCCCGGCGCGCAGCTTGAGCGGGTTGCCAAGCAGTTCGCCACCGAGAAGCCCTCGACCCTGATCTGGTGCATGGGTGCGACCCAGCACTCGGTCGGCACGGCCAATGTCCGCGCCTATTGCACCCTGCTGCTGCTCACCGGCAATGTCGGCGCGCCCGGCACCGGCGCCAACATCTTCCGCGGCCACACCAACGTGCAGGGCGCGACTGACCTCGGCCTCGATGTCGGCAACCTGCCGCTCTATTACGGCCTGGTCGAAGGCGCCTGGCGCCATTGGGGCCGTGTCTGGGACGTGCCCTACGACTATTTCGTCTCGCGCTTCGACGATGTTCCGGCCAAGGGCGGCCGTGCCGCCCGCACCGGCAAGCAGAACATGGAAGTGTCTGGCCTGCCGTCGACCCGCTGGTTCGACGCGACCCTCCTGCCGGCCGAACAGGTCGACCAGAAGGACAACCTCAAGGCCATGTTCGTCTTCGGCCATGGCGGCAACACGATCCCGCGCATTCCCGGCGCGGTCGAGGGCCTCGGCAAGCTCGACCTCCTGGTGATCGCCGATCCCCATCCGACCAACTTCGTCTCGCTCGGAAACCGCCAGAACGGCACATATGTCTTGCCGATCTGCACCAATTTCGAGTGCGATGGGTCGCGCACAGCCTCCAACCGCTCGATCCAGTGGGGCGAGAAGATCGTCGAACCGATCTTCGAATCGGCATCCGACTACTGGGTCATCTACAAGTTCGCCCAGAAGCTCGGCTTCGCTGATCAGATGTTCAAGAACATCCAGCTGGTGAAGGGCAAGTTCGGCGACGAGCCGCAGGCCGAATCCATCCTCCGCGAGATCAATCGCGGCGGCTGGTCGACCGGCTATACCGGCCAGTCGCCGGAGCGGATCAAGGCCCATATGGCCAATCAGGACAAGTTCGACATCGTCACGTTGCGCGCGCCGGCCGATGCTCCGGCCGAGATCCGCGGTGACTTCTACGGGTTGCCCTGGCCGTGCTGGGGCAAGCCGGAACTGCGCCATCCCGGCACGCATATCCTCTACAACACCAATGTGCGGATGATGGACGGCGGCGGTGCTTTCCGTCCGCGCTTCGGCGTCGAGCGTAATGGTGAAACCCTGCTGGCGCAGAATTCCTGGAACCTCGACAGCCCGATCCAGGATGGCTACCCGGAATTCACCTATGCGATCTTCCAGCGTCTCGGCTGGGATGCTGATCTGACCGCCGACGAGAAGGCCTCGATCGAGCGGCAGGGCGGCGCCAATCCCGGCGCGGTCAACTGGGCCAACGACATTTCAGGTGGCATCCAGCGCGTCTGCCTGGCCAAGAATGTCTGCCCCTTCGGCAACGGCAAGGCCCGTGCGATTGCCTGGAACCTGCCCGATCCGGTTCCGGTTCACCGCGAGCCGATCTACACGCCACGCGCCGATCTCGTCGCGAAATATCCGGCGCGCGCCGACGAGCGTTCGCTGCGCATGCCGAACCTGCACACGACCTATCAGAAGGGCGCCGTCGACAAGGGCGTTGCCCGCTCCTTCCCGATCATCCTCACCTCCGGCCGTCTGGTCGAATATGAGGGCGGCGGCGAGGAAACCCGCTCGAACAAGTGGCTGGCCGAACTCCAGCAGGACATGTTCGTCGAGATCAATCCCCGCGATGCCTCGGCTCGCGGTGTCTCGGATGGCGGCTGGGTCTGGGTGTCTGGTCCGGAAGGCGGCCGCGCACGCGTCAAGGCGCTGGTCACCGAGCGTGTCGGCCCGGGCGTCGCCTGGATGCCGTTCCACTTCGGCGGCTGGTACCAAGGCCAGGACCAGCGCAAGGCCTATCCGGCCGGCACCGATCCGATCGTTCTCGGCGAGAGCGTCAACACCGTCACCACCTATGGCTACGACCCCGTGACCGGCATGCACGAGGGCAAGGCCACGCTCTGCCAGATCGCAACGGCGTAA